The Streptomyces sp. cg36 genomic interval GAAGCTGGGAGTCGGACTCGACGCGCACGACGAGCCCGGAGTCGCCCAGCCGTACCCGGTCACCGGCGCGCGGGCCGTGCACCAAGGCGTATTCGTGCGGGTCGATGTGGCGGCTGTACCCGGGCGCGCAGTGGTCGCTGTGGCGAGTCGGCCTGCTCATACGGTTTCACCTTCCGGAACGACAGGAACGACAGGGACGGCAGGGACGACAGGAACGGCAGCGCCGAGGTAGCCGCAGGCCGCGGCCCTGCGCAACGCCTCTTCCCTGGCCCCCGGAGCATCCAGCGGACCATCCACCAACCCCGCGAAACCGATCGCCACCCGCGCACCACCGACCGGCACCAGACCCACCTCCGCCACACCCCCCGGATCGAACCGCACCGACGACCCCGCCGGCACACACAACCGCATCCCGTACGCCGCACCCCGGTCGAACTCCAACCGCGGATTCACCTCGAAGAAATGAAAGTGCGACGTCACACTCACCGGCACCGACGCCGTATTACGCACCACAAGCCGCACCACCGGCTCACGATCCGGCCCCTGCGGCCCCGGCAGCACCGCCCCCGGAGCGTCGGCATCGCGCTCCACCGCGCCGAACGGATCGGCGACGGCGGCGAGTCGACTGCCGTCGTCGAAGACGGCCTCGACCTGGATCTCGGTGACGACTCCGACGACACCGGGCAGCACGTCGTCCGGCCCCAGGACCGCGCGTGCCCGGTCGATCGCCTCGGCGAGGCGCAGGCCGTCGCGGGCCGCCTCGCAGACGGTGTCCGCGATCAGCGCCGTCGCCTCGGGCACATTGAGCCGCAACCCGCGCGCCCGGCGCGCCCGCGCCAGCTCAGCGGCGGTGAACAGCAGGAGCCGGTCCCGCTCGGTGGGGGTCAGTGGCATGTCGGCCTCGCGTACCTGACGTACATGAGTGCTTCCTTCCTCCCCCGCGGACAGGGCCGGGACGGGGAGAGAGCGAGGGGCCGGGTCCTGTGGGTTGGTCCGTGGCGGCTCGGCGTCGGGCGAGCGGGGCGACGGGGGCCCGGCGTGAGCACACTGTGGCACTGACTGAATTTTCAGTCAAGATCTGGCGCGCAATCACGCCTGTGGGCGCTCTCCCCCGCGTAGGGGAAAGCGCCCACAGGCGTACGGAGGGTGCCGCGCCGGTACGGCTAGGGCCGACGCAGGTGGGTCAGCTCCACCTCGATCGCGTCCGTCATCAGCGCGCGGGCGTGGCCGATGGCGAGGCCGCCGCTGAGCCAGCGCATGCTCAGCCCTTCGAGCAGGGCCGTGAGCCGCTCGGCCGACGCGGCGAGCGTGGCGGCGGGCGCGAGCGGGTGCACCTGCCCCAGCAGGGCGGCCACTTCCTGCACCCACACCAGCGTGGCCCGGGCCAGGTCCTCGCGCAGAACGGGGTCGAAGACGGCGCTCGCCCGCAACTCGCCCCAGGCGGTGCTGTTCTCCCGTACTTCCGGGGTGTCCTGGAGCTCCAGGAGGAGGACCTGGTCGAGTTCCTCGCGCGGGCCCAGCGGCTCCTCGTCGGGATCCTGGGCCGTGGTGTACCGCTCGGCGCGGTCGTTGATGAACTCCAGTGTCTGGCGCAGGACGCCGGTGCGGTCCTTGAAGTGGTAGTAGATCAGGCCGGTGGAGACACCGGCCTCCTCCGCCAGTTCCTCCACGCGAAGACCGCGGACCCCGCGCCGGGCGATGACCCGTGCGGCTGCTTCGAGGATCTGAGTACTGCGAGACGCCATGTCAGAACCCTATCCGGACCGCCGGGACCCGCGTGCCCGAGTCCCCCGGGGCACCTGCGCCCCACCAGCGTCGCCTGCCCCCTCCGCCCCCACGGGAGAGCGAAGTGCACCCCACCCGCCCTACCCATTGACTAAAGTTTCAGTCAACGACAACGGATATCGAAGGACGAGGTGGCACGACCGTGCGAAGGAGCACCGGGTGAGGGACCGGAAGACGGGGATCCTGGAGGCGGCGGCCCGGGTCATCGCCCGGCGCGGGGTCCGGGGCCTGCGGGTGGAGGAACTGGCGGCGGAGGCCGGGGTCTCCAAGGCCCTCGTCTACTACCACTTCGGGGACCGCGCCCGGCTGCTGCGGCACACCCTGCACTTCATCGGGGACCGGGCGGAGCGCGACGCCCGCCGCCCGGCGTCGGAGCCGGCCGGGCCGGAGGACCGGGTGCGCGAACTGGAGGACCGGCTGCTGCACCAGCTCCAGGACGTGCCCGAGGTGCGCGAGAAGCGCGTCGCCTGGGGCGAGCTGCGCAGCGGCGCGGTCTTCGAGCCCGAGCTGCGCGAGGGTCTTGAGCAGGCGAGCGGGGAGTGGACGCGGGAGGTCGCGGACCTGCTCGCGGACGCGGCGCCCGGCGCGCCCAGGGGCGCTCCGACCGCCGCCGCCGAGCGGCTCACCATCCTCCTGGAGGGGCTGAGCACCCGCTGGCTGATCGGCGGGCTGCCGGTCGGCCACGCCCGTGCGCTGCTGCGGGAGGCAATCCGCGCGGAGGTCGGCTCGCTGCGGATCCGGAACCCGGCCCGGGTCGCGGCATCGGGCACCCACCCCCTGCGCTGACCGGCCCGGACGGCACTCCGGGCCCGGTGCCCGCCCTCGGATGAGGAAGATCCAGAGTTGACTGAAAATTCAGTCAGTGCCAGAGTGAGGTTCCTGGCCATCCCCACGCGGGCCTCGGTGCGGTACTCGCGCGATCGCTCGGACAGCCGGTCGCCGCGCCGCCGCCCGTGTGAAGCCATGGCCCGCGCCGCCCGCCGTCCCGCGCGTCACCACGACCCGGCCGCGGCGGCCGGATAGCTTCAGCAGCTGACGATCGGAGCACCACGTGTCCCCCCACTTCCCCACCCGGCGCACCGCCCTGCGCACCTTCGCCGGCGTCGGCGGCGCGCTCGCCCTGGGCGCCACGGCCTGCAGCCCCGAGGACTCCGCCGAGGCCGGTGAGACCACCGGCCCCAAGGCGTCGAAGGCGTCCCCCGGCGCGGGCGGCGGCCGGCGCTTCGGCGCCGAGTGGGAGAGCCACACACGTACGTTCATGTCGTGGCCGGCCCTCCCCTCCGTCTGGGGGCAGGACCTGCCCTACGTGCGCGAGGACATCGCCCGCATCGCCCGTGCCGTCGGGGAGTACGAGGCCGTGGTGATGATGGCGCGCCCGGACCAGGTGTCGGCGGCGCAGCGGGCCTGCGGCTCGAAGGTCGAGGTCATCCCGCTCCCGGTCGACGACCTGTGGGCCCGGGACACCGTCCCCGTCTTCGTCGAGGACAAGGGCGGGCTCCTCGGCATCGACTTCAACTTCAACGGCTGGGGCAACAAGCAGGAGCACACCAACGACGCCCAGGTGGGCCGCAAGCTGCTGGCCAAGTACCGGATCGACCGCGAGCAGGCGCCGCTCGTCGCCGAGGGCGGCTCGTTCGAGACCGACGGGGAGGGGACCCTCCTGATCACCGAGAGCTCGATCGTCAACGACAACCGCAACCGCGGCAAGAGCCGGGACCAGATCGAGGCCGAGCTCATCCGGACCCTCGGTGTGCGGAAGGTGGTCTGGCTGGCGGGCGTCCGCGGCAAGGACATCACCGACGCGCACGTGGACAGCCTCGTGCGCTTCACCGCCCCCGGCGTCGTCCTCCTCGACCGGGCGCACCCGGACACTCCCCCGGACTCCTGGTCCCGCTCGGCCGACCAGGCCCGTTCGGTGCTGAGCAGGACGACCGACGCCCGGGGCCGCCGGTTCGAGATCATCGACCTGCCCCAGCCCGACCTCGACAAGATCACCGGCAAGGGCGACGACTTCGTGTCCACCTACGCCAACTTCTACATCGCCAACGACTCCGTCTTCCTGCCGAAGTTCGGCGACAAGCAGGCGGACGCGCGGGCCAAGTCGATCCTCCAGGAGCACTTCCCCAAGCGGGACGTCGTGCAGGTGCAGATCGACGCCATCGCCTCCGGTGGCGGTGGGATCCACTGCTCCACCCACGACCAGCCCGGCAAGCCGGCCGCCTGAGCATGACCGGGACCCGACGCGACCGGCCCCGCAGCGGCCTCCTCGCCGTGGTGCCAGTGGTCCTCGCCCTCCTGGTGGCCGGGGCGTGCGGACTCTGGCTCCAGTACGGGGAGCGCCAGGGCCTGGGCGCCCGGCACACGGCGGCGCCCGCCGAGCCGGTCCGCGACCGGGTCGACATCGACGCCGCCGTGCAGCGCGTCGACGCGACCGCCCGCGAGCTGGTCCTGCGCATCCAGGTCACCCCGCGCGGCGCCCTCGCGGAGGCGGGCGGTCTCTCGCCCGTCGAGGACCTGACGCTGCAGACCTCGCCCGCCGTCCGCGGCGACCTCTCCTTCCGCGCCCACAGCCGCCTCTCCAGCATCGACGTGCCGGTGGCGCTGACGGGCGGTCCGATCACGGACTACCCCTTCGACTCGTACGCGACGGAGCTGGAGTTCTCCGCGGTGCAGGGCGGCCGGAGCGTGCCCGTGCGGATGACGCTCTCCAACCGCGACGCGCTGTTCGCGCTCGGGGTCGACGCCTCGGAGGACAGCGGCACGGCGGTCTTCTCGGTGGACGCGGTGCGTTCCACCAGCTCCCTCGTGTTCGTCCTGTTCATGATGGCCGCGATGTGGGCCCTGACCGGTGCCGTCCTGATGGGCGGCTGGTATCTCGTACGCCGCCGCAAGGGCCTGACCTGGCCCGCGCTGGGCTGGATGGCCGCCACGCTCTTCGCCCTGGCCGCCTTCCGCAACACCGCGCCGGGCGCGCCGCCCATCGGCAGTCTGCTCGACTACCTCGCGTTCTTCTGGGCGGAGACCCTGATCGCCTTCTGTGTGATCGTGGTGGTCGTCAGCGCGGTACGGGCGGAGGGGCCACCGCCGGGCCCGGACGAGACACCCTGAAGCCCCGGGGCGGGGCGCCGACCCGTCCACCCCATGCCCGACCGCGGAACGGCCGCCTCCTTCGAGGCGGCCGTTCGGTGTGTCCGAGAAGTGCGGCCCACCTGCGAGGGCGTGGCGGCGATGGGGCAGGATGGCGCCCGTTCGCGGCGCGTACCCACGGGTACGCCGACCCGGACCGAGCACCACGCAACACGATCTGACAGGTGACAAGATGGCGACACATCGCATAGCCCGGCCGGTGGCGGCCCCCGGACCCCTCCACTCCCCGCACGCCCCGGAGGACGTCCGTTGACCCGGGAACTGGTCCTGCACGACTGGGTGGTGGCCGCCATATCGATGGCCGCGGGCCTCGTGGCGGCCGTGCTGCTGCGGGCCCTGCTGCGCTGGCTCGGGCGGCACGCGCTGCGGACCAAGTGGCGCGGGGACGACATCATCGTCGACGCGCTGCGCACCGTCGCCCCCTGGGCGGCCGTGGTCGCGGGCGCCGCGGCGGCGGCCTCCGTACTGCCGCTCACCAAACGGCTCGCGGCGATCACCAACCACACGCTCACCGCCGTCCTCATCCTGGTCGTCACCCTCACCGCGGCCCGGGTCATCGCCGACCTGGTGCAGTCGGTGGCCGCGTCCCGCACCGGGGTGGCCGGTTCGGCCACCATCTTCGTCAACATCACCCGGGTCGTGGTCCTGGCGATGGGCGCGCTGGTGGCGCTCGACACCCTCGGCATCTCCATCGCGCCGCTGCTCACCGCCCTGGGCGTGGGTGGTCTGGCGGTCGCGCTGGCGCTCCAGGACACCCTCGCCAACCTGTTCGCCGGGGTGCACATCCTGGCGTCCAAGACCGTGCAGCCCGGTGACTACATGCGGCTGAGCAGCGGGGAGGAGGGGTACGTCGTCGACATCAACTGGCGCAACACCGTGGTGCGCAACCTGTCGAACAACCTCGTCATCATCCCCAACGCACGGCTCGCCCGCACCAACATGACCAACTTCTCGCGCCCGGAGCAGGAGTTGTCGATCCTGGTCCAGGTGGGGGTGGGGTACGAGAGCGACCTGGAGCACGTGGAGCGGGTGACGCTCGACGTCATCAACACCGTGATGACGGACATCACCGGCGCGCTCCCCCACCACGAGGCGGCGGTCCGCTTCCACACCTTCGCGGATTCGCGGATCAACTTCACGGTGATCCTGGGCGTGGGCGAGTTCAGCGACCAGTACCGGATCAAGCACGAGTTCATCAAGCGCCTGCACCAGCGCTACCGGGCGGAGGGCATCTCGATCCCCGCCCCCACCCGCACCGTCTCCCTCCACCACGACGAGCCCCGGCCCGGCGTCCCCGTTCCGCACCAGCGCGAGGCGTCCGACAGCGCCCGGTGGGAAGTGCAGGGCTAGGCCGCGCGCAACGTGGCTGCAACCCGGCCCGTGCTTGGCTGGGCCGGGCCGGTACCGCACCCATCCCGAAGGGCCGTGGTCGTCATGTCGGAGCCGCGCGAGACCGTGGGGACACCCCAGCAGCCCGACCACGCACGCGTGGAGCTCACCCCGGCGGCCGTCGCACTGATCCGTCAACTGCGCTCCGCGCACGGTCCTTTGATGTTCCATCAGTCCGGCGGCTGCTGCGACGGCAGCGCGCCGATGTGCTACCCGGACGGCGAGTTCCGTACGGGAGGCTCCGACGTGCTCCTCGAATCCCTCGTGGTGGAGGGGGTCGAGGAGCCCGTGCCGTTCTGGATCTCGGCGGCACAGGACGAGGTGTGGCGGCACACCCGGCTGATCGTGGACGTGGTCGAGGGCCGGGGCAGCGGCTTCTCGCTGGAGGCGCCGGAAGGCGTGCGCTTCCTCATCCGCTCGCGCCTGCGCTGAAGGCCCCGCCCTCAGCCGCCGTCGCGCACCGCCACCATCCCGTTGAACACACCGATGTACGCGGTGCCGTCCGGGCCGAGGGTGATGGGCGCCCAGTTGTTGTCGTACGCCGCTCCCGTCC includes:
- the ureA gene encoding urease subunit gamma is translated as MPLTPTERDRLLLFTAAELARARRARGLRLNVPEATALIADTVCEAARDGLRLAEAIDRARAVLGPDDVLPGVVGVVTEIQVEAVFDDGSRLAAVADPFGAVERDADAPGAVLPGPQGPDREPVVRLVVRNTASVPVSVTSHFHFFEVNPRLEFDRGAAYGMRLCVPAGSSVRFDPGGVAEVGLVPVGGARVAIGFAGLVDGPLDAPGAREEALRRAAACGYLGAAVPVVPAVPVVPVVPEGETV
- a CDS encoding TetR/AcrR family transcriptional regulator, with product MASRSTQILEAAARVIARRGVRGLRVEELAEEAGVSTGLIYYHFKDRTGVLRQTLEFINDRAERYTTAQDPDEEPLGPREELDQVLLLELQDTPEVRENSTAWGELRASAVFDPVLREDLARATLVWVQEVAALLGQVHPLAPAATLAASAERLTALLEGLSMRWLSGGLAIGHARALMTDAIEVELTHLRRP
- a CDS encoding TetR/AcrR family transcriptional regulator, with product MRDRKTGILEAAARVIARRGVRGLRVEELAAEAGVSKALVYYHFGDRARLLRHTLHFIGDRAERDARRPASEPAGPEDRVRELEDRLLHQLQDVPEVREKRVAWGELRSGAVFEPELREGLEQASGEWTREVADLLADAAPGAPRGAPTAAAERLTILLEGLSTRWLIGGLPVGHARALLREAIRAEVGSLRIRNPARVAASGTHPLR
- a CDS encoding agmatine deiminase family protein, with protein sequence MSPHFPTRRTALRTFAGVGGALALGATACSPEDSAEAGETTGPKASKASPGAGGGRRFGAEWESHTRTFMSWPALPSVWGQDLPYVREDIARIARAVGEYEAVVMMARPDQVSAAQRACGSKVEVIPLPVDDLWARDTVPVFVEDKGGLLGIDFNFNGWGNKQEHTNDAQVGRKLLAKYRIDREQAPLVAEGGSFETDGEGTLLITESSIVNDNRNRGKSRDQIEAELIRTLGVRKVVWLAGVRGKDITDAHVDSLVRFTAPGVVLLDRAHPDTPPDSWSRSADQARSVLSRTTDARGRRFEIIDLPQPDLDKITGKGDDFVSTYANFYIANDSVFLPKFGDKQADARAKSILQEHFPKRDVVQVQIDAIASGGGGIHCSTHDQPGKPAA
- a CDS encoding DUF4436 family protein — its product is MTGTRRDRPRSGLLAVVPVVLALLVAGACGLWLQYGERQGLGARHTAAPAEPVRDRVDIDAAVQRVDATARELVLRIQVTPRGALAEAGGLSPVEDLTLQTSPAVRGDLSFRAHSRLSSIDVPVALTGGPITDYPFDSYATELEFSAVQGGRSVPVRMTLSNRDALFALGVDASEDSGTAVFSVDAVRSTSSLVFVLFMMAAMWALTGAVLMGGWYLVRRRKGLTWPALGWMAATLFALAAFRNTAPGAPPIGSLLDYLAFFWAETLIAFCVIVVVVSAVRAEGPPPGPDETP
- a CDS encoding mechanosensitive ion channel family protein; the encoded protein is MTRELVLHDWVVAAISMAAGLVAAVLLRALLRWLGRHALRTKWRGDDIIVDALRTVAPWAAVVAGAAAAASVLPLTKRLAAITNHTLTAVLILVVTLTAARVIADLVQSVAASRTGVAGSATIFVNITRVVVLAMGALVALDTLGISIAPLLTALGVGGLAVALALQDTLANLFAGVHILASKTVQPGDYMRLSSGEEGYVVDINWRNTVVRNLSNNLVIIPNARLARTNMTNFSRPEQELSILVQVGVGYESDLEHVERVTLDVINTVMTDITGALPHHEAAVRFHTFADSRINFTVILGVGEFSDQYRIKHEFIKRLHQRYRAEGISIPAPTRTVSLHHDEPRPGVPVPHQREASDSARWEVQG
- a CDS encoding DUF779 domain-containing protein; the protein is MSEPRETVGTPQQPDHARVELTPAAVALIRQLRSAHGPLMFHQSGGCCDGSAPMCYPDGEFRTGGSDVLLESLVVEGVEEPVPFWISAAQDEVWRHTRLIVDVVEGRGSGFSLEAPEGVRFLIRSRLR